From Parcubacteria group bacterium, the proteins below share one genomic window:
- the secF gene encoding protein translocase subunit SecF: MLNIVSKKKIYYTISGVFISASIIAVILWGLEFGIDFKGGSILEINYPESNRPKLNQFYDLLKPLKLTDLRISPLGSDGVSFRFGEIDEETHQKTIKLLTEEAEKNKIIMEESRFSSIGPTIGSELQKKSLRAIVMVLILISLYIAWTFRKVSKPVSSWRYGLATLVALFHDLIIPIGLFAYLGRFYGIEVGTNFIVALLVVLGFSVHDTIVVFDRIRENIKRYEHLDFPTVVNQSVNETLVRSISTSFTVILTLFALFIWGGETLKYFVLALIVGIFSGTYSSIFIASPILVTWYDFLRKKRSL; this comes from the coding sequence ATGTTGAATATAGTATCAAAAAAGAAAATTTATTACACAATTTCCGGAGTTTTTATTAGTGCCAGCATTATCGCTGTAATTCTATGGGGATTAGAGTTCGGTATTGATTTTAAAGGCGGTTCAATTCTTGAGATCAACTATCCTGAAAGTAATCGCCCCAAACTGAACCAGTTTTATGACTTATTAAAACCTTTAAAATTAACTGATCTGCGAATTTCACCATTAGGTTCAGACGGAGTCAGTTTTCGTTTTGGCGAAATTGATGAAGAAACACATCAAAAAACAATAAAGCTTCTAACGGAAGAAGCTGAAAAAAACAAAATCATAATGGAAGAAAGCCGTTTTTCCTCCATTGGCCCGACTATCGGGAGCGAACTCCAGAAAAAATCATTAAGAGCGATTGTAATGGTTCTTATTTTGATTTCTCTGTATATCGCGTGGACATTTCGAAAAGTTTCTAAACCGGTAAGCTCTTGGCGCTACGGATTAGCCACTTTAGTTGCGCTTTTTCATGACCTTATAATACCAATCGGGCTATTTGCTTATCTTGGACGTTTTTATGGAATTGAAGTCGGAACTAATTTTATCGTCGCTCTTCTTGTGGTTTTGGGCTTTTCGGTTCATGATACTATTGTGGTCTTTGACCGTATTAGGGAAAATATTAAACGATACGAACACTTAGATTTTCCAACCGTTGTCAATCAAAGCGTCAACGAAACATTGGTGCGCTCCATTAGCACTTCGTTCACCGTTATTTTGACTCTCTTCGCGTTATTCATTTGGGGAGGAGAAACCCTTAAATATTTCGTATTGGCTTTAATAGTCGGTATTTTTTCCGGAACCTACTCTTCCATTTTTATAGCCTCGCCGATACTTGTAACCTGGTATGATTTTTTAAGAAAAAAACGGAGTTTGTAG
- the secD gene encoding protein translocase subunit SecD, translated as MDIRNRIRFTVLFILVVAVAAAFFVYPAALPFKIPQFVQLPFKLGLDLAGGTRLVYLADVSGVSGQEVSSAMSGLRDVIERRVNLYGVSEPVIEVERATSEWRLIVELAGIKDISQAIKLIGETPYLEFKEQRDDSETQKILNEQKAENKEFLSVDPYFKPTNLNGKYIEGAKIEFDQTTYQPTVSVQFDSEGAKIFEELTARNVNKQIGIYLDGLPISAPVVREAIAGGSAVISGKFTLAEAKQLTERLNAGALPVPIKLISQDSVGASLGQDSLDKSVKAGLLGFLAVAIFMILYYRLPGLVAIGALLIYAVLVLAIFKLIPVTLTLAGVAGFILSIGMAVDANILIFERMKEEVRAGKNLGLAIDSGFTRAWPSIRDSNISTLITTAVLYYFTTSVVKGFALTLGIGVIVSMFSAIFVTRSLLKLFPVSSLEKWPRFMGIRKQV; from the coding sequence ATGGACATCAGAAACAGAATACGATTTACCGTTCTTTTTATTTTAGTTGTCGCTGTTGCCGCGGCATTTTTTGTTTATCCTGCCGCCCTACCTTTTAAAATTCCACAATTTGTTCAACTTCCGTTTAAACTTGGTTTGGATTTAGCCGGCGGAACCAGATTAGTTTATCTTGCCGATGTTTCGGGAGTATCCGGACAAGAGGTGAGTTCAGCTATGTCCGGCTTAAGAGATGTTATTGAAAGACGGGTTAATCTATATGGCGTTAGCGAACCGGTCATTGAAGTTGAACGCGCGACCAGTGAATGGCGTCTGATTGTTGAACTAGCCGGTATTAAAGATATTTCCCAAGCAATTAAGCTTATAGGCGAAACGCCGTATCTGGAATTTAAAGAACAAAGAGATGATTCGGAAACTCAAAAGATTTTAAATGAACAAAAAGCTGAAAATAAAGAATTTTTATCAGTTGACCCTTATTTTAAACCGACGAATTTAAACGGCAAATATATTGAAGGCGCCAAAATAGAATTTGACCAAACAACTTATCAACCGACGGTAAGCGTTCAATTCGACAGCGAAGGGGCAAAAATATTTGAAGAATTGACCGCTCGCAATGTAAATAAGCAAATAGGAATTTATCTTGACGGATTGCCAATTTCGGCACCGGTTGTCAGAGAAGCTATTGCCGGCGGTTCAGCGGTTATTTCCGGCAAATTTACTCTTGCCGAAGCAAAACAATTGACCGAACGGCTCAATGCCGGCGCCCTGCCGGTACCGATTAAATTAATTTCGCAGGATTCGGTCGGCGCCAGTTTAGGTCAAGACTCTTTGGATAAAAGCGTCAAAGCCGGCCTTCTTGGTTTTCTCGCTGTGGCAATATTTATGATTTTGTATTACCGACTGCCCGGCTTAGTTGCCATAGGAGCGCTTTTGATTTATGCCGTTTTGGTTTTGGCAATATTCAAATTAATACCAGTTACCCTTACCTTAGCGGGCGTTGCCGGTTTTATTCTTTCAATTGGCATGGCGGTTGATGCCAACATTCTTATTTTTGAAAGAATGAAGGAAGAGGTGCGCGCCGGGAAAAATTTAGGCCTAGCCATTGATAGCGGTTTTACCCGTGCATGGCCTTCAATTCGCGACTCTAATATTTCAACATTGATTACAACGGCAGTTTTGTACTACTTTACAACCAGCGTTGTGAAGGGATTCGCGTTAACGCTCGGTATTGGCGTAATTGTAAGTATGTTTTCGGCTATTTTTGTGACGCGTTCACTTTTAAAACTATTCCCGGTAAGTTCGCTTGAAAAATGGCCGCGGTTTATGGGAATTAGAAAACAAGTATAA